Proteins encoded together in one Plasmodium cynomolgi strain B DNA, chromosome 9, whole genome shotgun sequence window:
- a CDS encoding hypothetical protein (putative), producing the protein MTGKREIEEFLMHIEDATEDMALYYLEMCNGNCNDALQLYYEINGGPAAHGGQTEDPAGSAEATLTDGDVGQATSGHKQVRVEENCSTQCDDSVREPDKHFNQALIHDMDYSNFLHINTKNKNEKKKEMELGDTFGKLFSAPTSLICSLSLEEVRKKARAENKYILASIQNSEFDSLKLNRDIWNNEMVQDIIKDFFIFWLRHEHDQDALIFTSTYKVTKLPHICALCKRTGRKIKVWNIKNFQDPICAQSQLYEFIEMMVSKNEGDVGTVSKGAHPFELRSEVVPTQGENKNSMCSVVHTNGSCKTLKGTTAPGVGGPHVVDSKHKVCGSPEGFLKGTKEPTAEEATNEDATTKGPTAEEATAEGRENAVQYNKINNELSELHKLRLQRFRKG; encoded by the exons ATGACGGGCAAACGGGAGATTGAAGAATTCCTCATGCATATTG AGGATGCAACGGAGGACATGGCCTTGTACTATTTGGAA ATGTGCAACGGTAACTGCAATGATGCTCTACAGCTGTACTACGAAATAAACGGTGGGCCTGCTGCTCATGGAGGACAGACCGAGGACCCAGCAGGGTCCGCAGAAGCCACACTAACAGATGGAGATGTCGGACAAGCAACAAGTGGCCACAAACAAGTTCGAGTAGAAGAAAATTGCAGTACCCAGTGTGATGATAGCGTTAGAGAACCGGATAAGCATTTTAACCAAGCGTTAATTCACGACATGGATTACTCgaattttttacacattaaTACAAAGAacaagaatgaaaaaaaaaaagaaatggaattAGGGGACACGTTTGGGAAGCTGTTTTCAGCACCCACCTCTCTCATTTGCTCGCTGTCTTTGGAAGAGGTGAGGAAAAAGGCGAGAGCGGAAAATAAGTACATCCTTGCGAGCATTCAGAATTCCGAATTCGACTCCCTGAAGCTGAATAGGGACATATGGAACAACGAAATGGTGCAGGACATCATCAAGgacttcttcattttttggttGCGCCACGAGCACGACCAGGACGCACTGATCTTCACCAGCACATACAAG GTCACGAAGCTGCCGCACATCTGCGCCCTGTGCAAAAGAACCggacgaaaaataaaagtatggaacatcaaaaattttcaagaTCCAATATGTGCCCAGTCTCAGTTGTACGAATTTATCGAAATGATGGTTTCTAAAAATGAGGGCGATGTAGGAACAGTGAGCAAAGGAGCTCATCCGTTTGAACTTCGCAGTGAGGTGGTCCCAACtcaaggagaaaataaaaacagtaTGTGCAGTGTCGTTCATACAAACGGATCGTGTAAGACTTTAAAAGGGACAACAGCACCTGGGGTAGGGGGACCGCATGTGGTTGATAGCAAACATAAAGTTTGTGGCAGCCCTGAAGGTTTTCTAAAAGGAACAAAGGAGCCAACAGCTGAGGAAGCAACAAATGAGGACGCAACAACTAAGGGGCCAACAGCTGAGGAAGCAACAGCCGAGGGTAGAGAAAACGCAGTGCagtacaacaaaataaataacgagTTGTCCGAGCTACACAAATTGAGATTACAACGGTTTCGGAAGGGATAG
- a CDS encoding hypothetical protein (putative) has product KKKRELLRLDELLQEAKRWKGEGLSSSLKREGSHERRQGNLSYVDNSGEPNGAGRYDAEDGSQEEGKLLTRSGGAAAGAAAAAGGVHCDRSELTKGEESPTGRETQRRQKEGYTHLDSASERGNKTNNNVENELRNGGDDKERIQLCEEVLTHLKSTFYDQILNIENNFKNLSNKIEESNSFYFQCIVDKLQNGKYENVFFIYNDIYLYVNNLLFLSKPSSFIWMKLHELSIQITGCISEVQQRKEKKKSSCSQGAQGTLQEHAHKDGVEKEKGPLLPPGDTIEQSINEEEKLAFQLLLGKLHQDIHFELFRKFKNKAVWKTLEGGEIELDDKLTKADVFREMYNWCKVQLELKSKRSDVSESESDSSKDSY; this is encoded by the exons aaaaaaaaaagggagttgTTAAGGCTGGATGAACTTCTACAGGAGGCTAAGAGGTGGAAGGGTGAAGGACTTAGCTCGAGCCTCAAAAGAGAAGGAAGCCACGAGAGGAGACAGGGAAACCTGAGCTATGTGGATAACAGTGGAGAGCCAAATGGTGCAGGTCGCTACGATGCAGAGGATGGCAGCCAAGAGGAAGGGAAATTGTTAACACGctcaggaggagcagcagcaggagcagcagcagcagcaggaggagtaCATTGCGATAGAAGCGAACTCACCAAGGGTGAAGAATCTCCCACCGGACGCGAGACACAGAGGAGACAGAAAGAAGGTTACACCCATCTCGACTCGGCAAGCgaaagaggaaataaaacaaataataacGTAGAAAACGAACTAAGAAATGGAGGCGATGATAAAGAAAGGATACAGCTATGTGAAGAAGTTCTGACTCACCTAAAAAGCACCTTTTATGACCAAATACTAAacatagaaaataattttaaaaatttaagcaacaaaattgaagagaGTAATTCTTTCTATTTCCAATGTATCGTGGATAAgttacaaaatgggaaatatgagaatgttttttttatttataatgacatatatcTGTATGTTAACAATTTATTGTTCCTTTCCAAGCCGTCTAGTTTCATTTGGATGAAACTGCACGAGTTGTCGATTCAAATTACTGGCTGCATTTCCGAGGTTCAacagaggaaggagaaaaagaagagctCCTGTTCCCAGGGCGCGCAGGGCACGTTACAAGAACACGCCCATAAGGACGGTGtcgagaaggagaagggcCCCCTCCTTCCCCCTGGGGACACCATTGAGCAGTCCATTaacgaggaggagaagctgGCCTTCCAGCTACTCCTGGGCAAGTTGCACCAAGACATACATTTCGAG CTGTTCCGGAAATTCAAAAACAAAGCCGTGTGGAAAACCCTCGAGGGCGGCGAGATCGAGCTGGACGACAAGCTCACCAAGGCTGATGTGTTCAG AGAAATGTACAACTGGTGCAAAGTGCAGCTGGAGTTGAAAAGCAAGCGTAGTGATGTGTCAGAATCAGAGAGCGACTCTTCGAAGGACTCATATTAG
- a CDS encoding LSM domain containing protein (putative) has protein sequence MEQPSMPLWLSTFEEDIDTYIFISSRDNKLYLGILRTYDQHGNIFLTHCVEKIIVPDRNYFSDVYVGNLIIRGDNIAYFGSVDEDKYAKMFDYSKQNKEGNEAGDTSEADLPKSQGPLTSENVVLQYKPINQILSYLPESNQDFSVFEN, from the exons ATGGAACAGCCATCCATGCCTCTATGGCTCAGCACATTCGAGGAGGACATTGACACGTACATCTTCATATCCTCAAGGGATAACAAACTTTATCTAG GAATACTGAGAACGTACGATCAACATggaaacatatttttaacgCACTGTGTCGAGAAAATAATTGTCCCTGACAGGAACTACTTTTCGGACGTCTACGTTG GAAACCTCATCATAAGGGGAGATAACATCGCCTACTTCGGTTCTGTAGACGAGGACAAGTATGCAAAGATGTTCGACTACTCGAAACAAAATAAGGAAGGAAATGAAGCGGGGGATACCTCAGAAGCGGACTTACCCAAGAGCCAAGGGCCCCTAACCTCCGAAAATGTTGTTCTACAGTACAAACCAATAAATCAAATTTTGAGTTACCTGCCAGAAAGTAATCAGGACTTTTCCGTTTTtgagaattaa